A segment of the Coffea arabica cultivar ET-39 chromosome 8c, Coffea Arabica ET-39 HiFi, whole genome shotgun sequence genome:
TTCCAGACAATATATTGACTTGGGCTCTCCAAATTATCAACTCCAGTGTCGAACTTTTCGCTACTTGGATGACACTGTTGGGATCCAGGTTGGAGAAGTTCGATACTTCCCAATATGACACGACAAAGTACCACATATCGCTCTCTATTTTCGTCAACATCGCAATTACTCACACTGACAGAAAACATAAATCTTCTTAATAAGCACATCTCAAgcagaaacaagaaaagaaacagcGCATGTTCCTAAgactaatttcattttttgacaaaagaggCATTCCAATTctagaaacaaaactagaaacACAAAAGAGGCAAAGCAAACCTGGAATATGCACAATTTACACTGCTGAGGTGTACTCCAATACCATATTTGATCCTCGGTTCAGGCAACCCATGCCCAAGCCCATATGTCATAATGCTAAACACTGCATCTTTACTACAAGGAAGCCAAGCATACTGGACATTGGCATTCCCACGAACCTTTTTGATAATTTCAAGCTGCTTCTCAAAAAGGTCCAACCGAGTCTGCAGTAAGCTACTAGAACATTTATTGATTCCAGATATGCTCACTTTGAAGAATGGCTTTGTTGCCTTCTGGAACATATTTCTAATAGTTCCTGCATCAACAATTTTGGATGAAGCTTCCATGAAATCTCCACCAATACGATTATTATCCCCAACAGTATGATTCAATTTAGCATCTGAGTAAGCATCCTGCTTGCCTTCATCATCTAACTGTCTAGGATTTTTAACAGATTCTTGCTCCATCCTCATCTTCTTGACCCCAATGTTGGATTCTTCTACCTCCTCCAAATCACCACTATTAAGTCCATTTACATCTATCTCCAAATGTAGCTTGATTTCTTGAGATCCATTTAGGTCATTACCAACAAAAGCTTCATCTCTATCTGCCTCAGTTTGGCAGTGTCCATGCCCATATAATTCAGGAAAGAAGCATCTACCTTCTTCATCAATCCAAGCTATAGGTTTCTGTGAACCAGTTGTCAGCTCAACCTGGACCATGTATAAGATATCTAGGATCACAGGTTCACCATGGAACTTCATCTCAATTGCAGGATTCTTGACTCGAAACTCTGTTCTGACCAAGTCCACCGTGTCTTGAGGAAAATCGGTCCACTCGCCATTCTCGTGAAGCAGAAAGCGCTCTGGCAGCCCACTCTTGATGAAGTTTGAGTAGTTCTTCAGCAAAGACTTTGTTGAGTGCAACTGACAATTTGTCTTGCGCCCATCCTGTCTTTTCCTCTTTCCTGTTTTGTTCAGGGATGAAATACTGTCAGATCGTGCTGACAACTTCTTCTTGGTTGCTCTAATTACCTGAGCCGAAGACTTAGGTGCCTTTGTTTTCTGTAAGTCAACACCAATCCTACGGCCATTTTCAACAACTTTAACTCTCTTTGACTCCATTATCTACAAAGACTATCTAATATTCACAAACTGTAATCGACAGGGCTAACTACTTTAATCCAGTATAGTTCCTCCGGAAAAAATAGCTGGGGAATAACTCCATGGAGATTAAACTGCAtaacctgaaaaaaaaaaaaagaaaagaaaaaacaattaGTTTCAGACTGCATATTCCACTTGCCTATGAAATACTATTAATCAGGAGCTTACAAACTAGTCTATACATTTTTACAAAATAATGGCTGCATTAGACCTTTAGAAATTATTACACTTGAAAAgggaataaaaaaaatgcaactatGAGAGCAATTGAATACAGGAATTAGACATAGACTTCCAAAGCTGAAATTCTCCAGATACAAAAGAACATGGCAACCATGGAAGCAAAGACCACTGTGAAAGGATGAATTACAAGCCTTGGCAATCGCAACAACGAAGATAATTTGTGAACATCATAAGCTGCAAGGTGATATCAAGAAATTGACAACACAATGCATGGAATGCCTAATGAATTTCTGGAACTGGCATCTGATATTTAACAAAGGAACAGTTATGCGACTCTTCATCAGCAGATGTGAAAAAAGATAGCGAAACACACAGTGATGTAGGCTAGAGCTAATTATGTATGTACATACCAAATTCTGCGAGGAGAGACGATCACTGTACACGCCTCTGTTCTCCATAGACATGTTGTTAGTTCGACAAGTTCTTTCCTATTCTTTTGACTAAAAACTAAACAGCTGCTCTGACAAACTTAAACCAcactaaaatgacaaaattttgTCAGTACTTCAAATATGAAatgacaataataataataataaaaaagaaagatataAAGAaactaaacataaaaaaatacataaaagGACATTTCACACATGAAAATAGTTGcttcaaaaaaatttctgaAATAACACACTCCATGACTCAGAAAAGTACAATTAGGTGCAAGTAGAATTGTAGGTCAGGGGAAACCCCTTAATTACTGAActtaatggaaaaaaaattttgaccaagatGCTTAATTATCTCTTGCCAAGAAACCATCAACCATGCAAGCTCCAATCCTTAAAATCTAGATTTGAGAAAGAAAACCCTGTATTTATATCTTTTGTAATAAAACACAATGCTGAAAGTGGACTACCAAACTTGAGGGGAAAAATATCTTTATGCAATCTATTATTTCCCTTATAAGGATAACAGGCTGCCTTCATTTCAAAGGGGCCAATAGCTAAACATCTTGGAGCCTACAGCTCAATTCTTCAGTCCATGCATTTAAAGCTTTACCAATAACAATATGTGTGCAAACAAAGGTAACAATAGTCAATTTGTCAATTGGTCAATTTTTCCAAAAGAATTTCACAGCATGAAACACGCAAAACATATGCATACAAATGCACACATATCAAAGCGCGATACATACACCATAGCACCCACATCAAAAGGCAATAAAGGAAATGAATTGAGTGCTCCACACGTAAGCGTAGAGTAAATGCAGGACGGGGGCAGCAAATTTCAATCTATCTGCATTTTCCCCGCAACCAAGCCAACGAAATCACGTGTTTTGAAAACACACTTTTACttttgcataaaaaaaaaaataaacactgCAGAACAAGTCAAACCCCTAACAAGTAATTAGTACAAGGTATACAACCGAAAATGTCAAGAGGCAATCCACAAACTACAATGGAGCTTCAGACCTGTAAGCACAGAGTAAATGTACAATCCCCATCCTTTAATTAATTTTCCAATCCCCACAGTTTCACCAAATCCCATATCTGTTCATAACTATCTTGTAATTGACCCACTACTTCCACCATAATCATGTTCTGTACAAAAACGGATTACTTACATCGCGTGTTTCTTAAACACGCTTTTAGTTTTACCGAAAGAACATATATATTCAAACAAACCCCAGCACCAAGCCAAATCAGAAACAGGACTCTCCAGTAAACGCTATTACCTCCAGAGTAATTACATTATTTAATCCAATATTACTAATCCTATGAACTTTAATTGAACAAATTTAAACCTAAAACTGATAGAAATCATAACAGCTTGTCTCCTCACGGTCTTTGCCTCATATATACTTACCTacttatttgaccaaaaaaagaataggaatcccaaaatttaagttaaaaaaaaacaaccatAGAAGACTACAAAAAATCCACAAGCCCTACAGAATCAAAAACcgaaaactaaaaataaacacccatataaatagaaaaaaccGAAATTTTTGTTAAAATCCAATCCAATTCAAAGTTTCAGCCACCAAAAACAAATCACCACCAGAATATCCACTCAAACTTCATAACTAACACCGATCTGTAAAATTCAAACAAAATCTAATACCAAAACGTCGAGAAAACAAAAGGATTAAATTTCCGTACAAGATAAAAAAAACCTTAATTTTTCTGATTGGTCAATTTCAAAATCAATGAAAAAAGATATTCAATCATGCCAATCAAGCCCCAGACAaacatttaaaaagaaaaaaagctaaaactaaGAAATCTTAAAAGTCAGACacagaatttttcaaaaaaaaaatagcaacaaATCAATTTTACCTTCTTGTGTAGTAAACAAAAAAGCGCTTCATCGGGGATGATGCTCTCTCTCGGCGCTGAAACGTCGTCGTCTCGGCGATTAGTGAAACAGAAGAAGATGACGACTTTTATTTACTacggaggaaaaaaaaaaacgaggATGAGACGACGACGTTGGGAATCAAACGGCCAAAAGCATATAGGGTTTTGAGATTTATTCTTATCAGTTGCAGAAGTATAAAAAGTTGAATTCccctttttatttattctaTTTCTATGCTGATAAAGGATATTTTCGGTGCCGTTTTCTTTGATAAAATCGTTGCttgggagaaaaggaaaaaaaaaaaaaataagaagagagtgatgaagaagagagagaaaagtcGGCGTCCTCACAGACCTGGTAGTTTCCAGGATTCGGGTGTGAAACTTTTAGGGATAGGAGGTGGGCAAAGGAGGTACGACAGCGACATGCAAAACTACGTTCTTCAGTGTCGTTTCATGCTTTGTCCCAGCTCAAACGACGCCGTTAATTCGTTCCTGTGTGGATCTGAAGCCAAATGTCAGCAATATTCTGTTGAAGATAAGTGATAGAGAGTTTATGTTTTCAAGAAGCCCCCTGAGCCAAAGTagaaattaaaacagaaaaagaagaaaataacaaaaaaataaaaaaaagagcaaGTTTCTCTTTTCTATTTTGTCATTCTACATTAAAAATATTTACACAGGTGATGTACATGAAAATGAAGTTATACAGTTGCTTTTACCGATGAGTATCAATTCATCGTTCTGTGTATAAAAGAAACATTAGCAGTTAGATAATGCGTCAAGagtttattattatattatacaaTTATAAATAGGGTATTCAAAAGCGATCAATGGTAGAATTTCCCACATTTAATTAGTAGAAGATATATGAGGAAAATTATCAAGGAAAACTTTTTCTTGTGTCAAAAGAAAgtaaacattattattattgggCTTTTTGATGGGTGAAAAACTTGTGTAACAAACATAACTCAAAGAAGTGCCagtatttttttcctttcacttaCATTTTTTTCTCTCCGAACCACTAAATCCATTCCTCccctactctttttttttttttttcagacttttgaagttaattaattaaacttAATCCCAAAGTTAACCCCAAAAGCCAGCAACTCTTGAAGCAACCTTGGGGACTTAACTACCCAAACCCCCAATCCTAGAGCTGCAAACGAGCCCAGTCGAGTCGAATTTTGgactaatcgagtcgagtctcgactaaattttaccaaactcaaactcgagctcaaactcgacg
Coding sequences within it:
- the LOC113706778 gene encoding inactive poly [ADP-ribose] polymerase RCD1 isoform X1; the encoded protein is MESKRVKVVENGRRIGVDLQKTKAPKSSAQVIRATKKKLSARSDSISSLNKTGKRKRQDGRKTNCQLHSTKSLLKNYSNFIKSGLPERFLLHENGEWTDFPQDTVDLVRTEFRVKNPAIEMKFHGEPVILDILYMVQVELTTGSQKPIAWIDEEGRCFFPELYGHGHCQTEADRDEAFVGNDLNGSQEIKLHLEIDVNGLNSGDLEEVEESNIGVKKMRMEQESVKNPRQLDDEGKQDAYSDAKLNHTVGDNNRIGGDFMEASSKIVDAGTIRNMFQKATKPFFKVSISGINKCSSSLLQTRLDLFEKQLEIIKKVRGNANVQYAWLPCSKDAVFSIMTYGLGHGLPEPRIKYGIGVHLSSVNCAYSSVSNCDVDENRERYVVLCRVILGSIELLQPGSQQCHPSSEKFDTGVDNLESPSQYIVWNMNVNTHIYPEYVVSFTVPTDTEGGIILGAEVAEENRLDLSGVTSQEPQGKLQLGQAAVQRGRECLLSRSSQAEAATIGLSSSKAPKSPWMRFAVLFEAISDKITPTEMHSVHTYYEMFRQKKISRDDFIIKLRLIVGDQLLKSTITSLQCKLPPNSACPLEAQ
- the LOC113706778 gene encoding inactive poly [ADP-ribose] polymerase RCD1 isoform X3, with the translated sequence MESKRVKVVENGRRIGVDLQKTKAPKSSAQVIRATKKKLSARSDSISSLNKTGKRKRQDGRKTNCQLHSTKSLLKNYSNFIKSGLPERFLLHENGEWTDFPQDTVDLVRTEFRVKNPAIEMKFHGEPVILDILYMVQVELTTGSQKPIAWIDEEGRCFFPELYGHGHCQTEADRDEAFVGNDLNGSQEIKLHLEIDVNGLNSGDLEEVEESNIGVKKMRMEQESVKNPRQLDDEGKQDAYSDAKLNHTVGDNNRIGGDFMEASSKIVDAGTIRNMFQKATKPFFKVSISGINKCSSSLLQTRLDLFEKQLEIIKKVRGNANVQYAWLPCSKDAVFSIMTYGLGHGLPEPRIKYGIGVHLSSVNCAYSSVSNCDVDENRERYVVLCRVILGSIELLQPGSQQCHPSSEKFDTGVDNLESPSQYIVWNMNVNTHIYPEYVVSFTVPTDTEGGIILGAEVAEENRLDLSGVTSQEPQGKLQLGQAAVQRQKKISRDDFIIKLRLIVGDQLLKSTITSLQCKLPPNSACPLEAQ
- the LOC113706778 gene encoding inactive poly [ADP-ribose] polymerase RCD1 isoform X5, whose protein sequence is MESKRVKVVENGRRIGVDLQKTKAPKSSAQVIRATKKKLSARSDSISSLNKTGKRKRQDGRKTNCQLHSTKSLLKNYSNFIKSGLPERFLLHENGEWTDFPQDTVDLVRTEFRVKNPAIEMKFHGEPVILDILYMVQVELTTGSQKPIAWIDEEGRCFFPELYGHGHCQTEADRDEAFVGNDLNGSQEIKLHLEIDVNGLNSGDLEEVEESNIGVKKMRMEQESVKNPRQLDDEGKQDAYSDAKLNHTVGDNNRIGGDFMEASSKIVDAGTIRNMFQKATKPFFKVSISGINKCSSSLLQTRLDLFEKQLEIIKKVRGNANVQYAWLPCSKDAVFSIMTYGLGHGLPEPRIKYGIGVHLSSVNCAYSSVSNCDVDENRERYVVLCRVILGSIELLQPGSQQCHPSSEKFDTGVDNLESPSQYIVWNMNVNTHIYPEYVVSFTVPTDTEGGIILGAEVAEENRLDLSGVTSQEPQGKLQLGQAAVQRLKHVGNGNLSSLCSVT
- the LOC113706778 gene encoding inactive poly [ADP-ribose] polymerase RCD1 isoform X4, with the translated sequence MESKRVKVVENGRRIGVDLQKTKAPKSSAQVIRATKKKLSARSDSISSLNKTGKRKRQDGRKTNCQLHSTKSLLKNYSNFIKSGLPERFLLHENGEWTDFPQDTVDLVRTEFRVKNPAIEMKFHGEPVILDILYMVQVELTTGSQKPIAWIDEEGRCFFPELYGHGHCQTEADRDEAFVGNDLNGSQEIKLHLEIDVNGLNSGDLEEVEESNIGVKKMRMEQESVKNPRQLDDEGKQDAYSDAKLNHTVGDNNRIGGDFMEASSKIVDAGTIRNMFQKATKPFFKVSISGINKCSSSLLQTRLDLFEKQLEIIKKVRGNANVQYAWLPCSKDAVFSIMTYGLGHGLPEPRIKYGIGVHLSSVNCAYSSVSNCDVDENRERYVVLCRVILGSIELLQPGSQQCHPSSEKFDTGVDNLESPSQYIVWNMNVNTHIYPEYVVSFTVPTDTEGAEVAEENRLDLSGVTSQEPQGKLQLGQAAVQRQKKISRDDFIIKLRLIVGDQLLKSTITSLQCKLPPNSACPLEAQ
- the LOC113706778 gene encoding inactive poly [ADP-ribose] polymerase RCD1 isoform X2, with product MESKRVKVVENGRRIGVDLQKTKAPKSSAQVIRATKKKLSARSDSISSLNKTGKRKRQDGRKTNCQLHSTKSLLKNYSNFIKSGLPERFLLHENGEWTDFPQDTVDLVRTEFRVKNPAIEMKFHGEPVILDILYMVQVELTTGSQKPIAWIDEEGRCFFPELYGHGHCQTEADRDEAFVGNDLNGSQEIKLHLEIDVNGLNSGDLEEVEESNIGVKKMRMEQESVKNPRQLDDEGKQDAYSDAKLNHTVGDNNRIGGDFMEASSKIVDAGTIRNMFQKATKPFFKVSISGINKCSSSLLQTRLDLFEKQLEIIKKVRGNANVQYAWLPCSKDAVFSIMTYGLGHGLPEPRIKYGIGVHLSSVNCAYSSVSNCDVDENRERYVVLCRVILGSIELLQPGSQQCHPSSEKFDTGVDNLESPSQYIVWNMNVNTHIYPEYVVSFTVPTDTEGAEVAEENRLDLSGVTSQEPQGKLQLGQAAVQRGRECLLSRSSQAEAATIGLSSSKAPKSPWMRFAVLFEAISDKITPTEMHSVHTYYEMFRQKKISRDDFIIKLRLIVGDQLLKSTITSLQCKLPPNSACPLEAQ
- the LOC113706778 gene encoding inactive poly [ADP-ribose] polymerase RCD1 isoform X6 → MESKRVKVVENGRRIGVDLQKTKAPKSSAQVIRATKKKLSARSDSISSLNKTGKRKRQDGRKTNCQLHSTKSLLKNYSNFIKSGLPERFLLHENGEWTDFPQDTVDLVRTEFRVKNPAIEMKFHGEPVILDILYMVQVELTTGSQKPIAWIDEEGRCFFPELYGHGHCQTEADRDEAFVGNDLNGSQEIKLHLEIDVNGLNSGDLEEVEESNIGVKKMRMEQESVKNPRQLDDEGKQDAYSDAKLNHTVGDNNRIGGDFMEASSKIVDAGTIRNMFQKATKPFFKVSISGINKCSSSLLQTRLDLFEKQLEIIKKVRGNANVQYAWLPCSKDAVFSIMTYGLGHGLPEPRIKYGIGVHLSSVNCAYSSVSNCDVDENRERYVVLCRVILGSIELLQPGSQQCHPSSEKFDTGVDNLESPSQYIVWNMNVNTHIYPEYVVSFTVPTDTEGAEVAEENRLDLSGVTSQEPQGKLQLGQAAVQRLKHVGNGNLSSLCSVT